In Candidatus Saccharibacteria bacterium, the genomic window GATATTTGATTGGTATAATCATTATGTTTATTGATCGGTGTCGAGTGAAGATAGATAAGTGTCAATAAGTGGTTTGGTTCTAACGGCACAAAACAAAACTCTCAAACAAAATCTATACTAGATAAATAGGTTTGGAGGGTAGATGAAAGATATTGAGCCAAAGGCTAAGGCAACAGTTAAGAAGTCAGAGGTCAAGACCAAGGATATGGTTAAAGGATTTAATACAAATATTAAATCCTTTAACCTGCAAAGGTTCTTTAAGGCGATTGCTCTAGTAGTATTAATAGGAGCGATAGCATTAGCTGCACAGAAATTAATATCAAGAGACAATCCGATCCATGATCTCAAAGCTACTACTTATCTGTCTAAATCGAGCAGGGATAATAGTAAACAGGCAAAGACTGATTTTAGTTATCTTGACCCGATTCAATTGGGATTGGAATTTAGACTAGATGATTTAGATGAGGATCAGATAGTCAATCTGGGTATTAAGGTATTTGAGGTATCTTCTGAGCCAAATACTAGTAACCCTGTCAGTACGGATGACTTAGAACCTCTCAAGACGATTACTATCGGCCAAATCAAGAGTGGAGATAATCTGTTTGTAACCATCCCCAATCCTGGTAAAAGGGGAACTTATCAGATAGAAGTATATCTCGATCAAGACAAGCCTAGAAAGCTTACGCAGTTGAGTTTTAATATTACCCAAGATAATTCAGAAGCAGAAGCCAAAAATCAAGAGCTTGAAAAAGAGTTCAATAGTGCTCTTGAGGAGCAACAGAGAGCGGATGATCCAGCTAGTGCAGAGTCTGATCCGACCAGTGATCAAACTAACCAAACAGCCCAATGATCGCCTAGAAAGTTTTTCGTAGTCTGACCCTCGCTCTTCTCCTTACCCTCAATACCTTCCTCCCAGCCCTCAGCTATGCCCAGATCACACCAATCCCCGATGCTCTTGAACGGCTAGTTAATGTAGATCAATCATCCCAACAAGTCAGTCAGCTGGATCAGACAGAAATCAACCAGACTTAGAGAATAGACAGGGTGTCTGTGATTTGGGTAGGTGGAAACCCTAGGGGTAGATAGATAAGGATTTTTCTGGTATATTCGTTATATGTTCGGTAATATGATCAGACCTTATTCGAGACTTTACATTGACATGGATGGCTTTTTTGCCAGTTGTGAGCAATATTTTAACCCAGAATACCGCTATAGGCCACTAGTGGTAGCTCCTTGGAATAATGATCAGAGTAGGGTAGTGACTCTTTCTCAAGAAGCCAAACTAGTGGGCATTACCACTGGCATGAGGGTATCTGAAGCAAGATCAATCTACCCTAGCCTGGTGGTAGTTAGTGATAGCCCAAGTAAGTATGTTGAGGTTCACCGTCAGATCAAGGAAATCCTAGACCAAACCCTATGCAGAGTGCAGATGCTTAGTATCGACGAAGCAGTCCTAGTAATGCCAAAATATTTAGAGAGCAGGGAAAATAGTCTGGAGATGGCTGAACTGATTAGAGAACAGTTAGTTCATAAGTACAATGGAGTGATTACTGGGTCGATCGGGATTGCCAGCAACACCTGGCTAGCCAAGATGGCTTCGGAGTTAGCCAAGCCTGATGGGGTATTCGATCTAAGTCAAGACAAAATACCAGTCTTAGACAGTTTGAGACTTAATCAGCTAAATGGCATATCGCATGGTATAGTACGGAGATTAGAGGATCTAAATATTAGGTCTGTCCAGGACTTTCGTGCGATGTCTCTGGGGCTATTGAGGCAGGCCTTTGGGGTCAATGGAGTGAAGTGGTACCTCAGGTGGCAAGGTATCGAGGTGCCGCCTATTATAATAGGACAGAATAAAACAATGTCTCATCAATCAGTCATCCCACCAGGCTTAGTGAAATCGGATCAGGATATTGGTCGATATTTGACTCAGATGAGCTGGAAGCTTACTCGTAGGATGAGAGACAAGGGACTAGTAGCTGGTGAGATCTGGCTCAGGATCAGGTGGTATCTTCCCAATAAGAACCACCTATCTTTGTCTGGTAAGAGTCGGCTGGTAGAGCCAGCTAATGATATCGCTAGGTTTAACCAATCTCTTAGATATATTTTAAAGGAGATTCTGGAGGATAAGAGTAACCTTGTGATGCGAGGTTCAAGAGTGGCAAAGATCAGCATTGGTGTCAGTAGGTTGGGTCAAGCTGAGCAACAAATTCTGGGGCGAGGTTCGACATTGGGAATTGATAGATCAGAAAAATTGGATAAAGTAATAGATCAGATTAATAAAGCTTATGGTACGGGGACAATTATACCAGCTAGTAGTCTGACCAAAGGACAATACACAATTTCACCCGATCGCATAGCCTTCGGGCATTCAATATTGGATTAAACATTTTCAACTCGTCTTACCCGAATCTCTAAATTCAAATGCTGGATATCCCATAAATCCCTAAGGGATTTTGGAATATGACGAGGCGAAGGGGGTGATTTGAATAATGACAATAGGGAATCGTCCAGTGTTTAGTTGTAATGAAGTGGGTAAGTACTCTAGATAGATAAGGGGCAATCTGGTATAATCGCAAGGTGTGAGTCCGTAGCTCAGCTGGTAGAGCACCTGGCTTTTAACCAGGGTGTCATGGGTTCGAGCCCCATCGGACTCACCATTTTTATTTTGAATTTATATTTAGTTTTTTGATTTTTTAGCTCTCTAATTATTTATAAGACTATGGAAGATGACGTATAGGGTGTCATTTTCCGATTGTCCGGAGGCTCTTTATTGTCATCCTCCGAAGCTCAGAGAGCTTACGGGGGATCCATCTCTGCTGAGATTTAGATAATCATTTAGTGCATAATGCTGGATATCCGGTCTTGCCCTTCGGGCAACCCGAAGATGACGGGGTGGATGTTATAGAGATCTAGAATATGACGGAGCGGGAGTCTTGACTTGATCTAGTGATATACACCTATCGTTTTCTAGATTTGAGTAGATGAATAGCTAGATAATTAGATAGAAACTCTGTAATAGTGTCTTTTGCCAATTTTAAGCTTGATATCTCTCTCAATCACAAAGTCCTGATCAAGCTTGGTGAGTGACTGATCTTGATTAATCATCTTGACTCCACCTTGATCAAACAGTGTTCTTAGTGCAGTCTTGCTATAATCCAAGTTGTGGCTTAGTAGCTCAAACAGTAGTTGATTTTTGGCCGCTTGCAATTGGACAAAATCTTGATCAAGAATCTCTTGGTTGCTAAATATCCTCTCAAAATTTTGTCTAGCCCTTAATCCACTATCTATATCTCGAGCCCTAATTGCAATCAGTAGAGTAGCAAGTTGTTTTTTTGCTTCCAGTGGATCAGATTTGCAAAATACTTGGATATCTTTAACTTCTTCTGGCAGGATCATCATGAAGGCAAGGTAGTAGTCAGCAATTACCTTATCGCTAGTAGCCATAACTTTGCCAAACAGGTCATCATCATCTAGATCAATGGCAATAAAATTACCATAACTCTTGCTCATTTTGCGGCCGTCACCAGTAGTCCCCTCAATTATCGGGACTATCAGACATCCTTCACGCACCATGCCAGAATCCTTCATCATCGATCTACATTGTTGGACATTGAGCAGCTGATCTAAGCCTGAAATTTCTATGTCAGTATTAAGCTTGATTGAATCTATCCCCATCAGCATTCCATATGAGACTTCAGCCATGCTAACAGGTTGGGAATTTTCTACTCTTTTACGAAAGTCCTCCCTTTGCGTAGCTTCTGATAGATTGATCATAGTCATATATTTAAACCACTCAGGTAAAGTGATTTGATCAAGCCAGCTGCTATTTTTGATAATATTGAGGTGATCCAACTCGATGAAATTACCCAAAAAAGCTTGATAATTGGCATAATTATTACTAATGGTTGATCGATCGATTGTCTTGCGTTCTGTTGTTCTGCCACTGGGGTCACCGATCTGTGCTGTGAAGTCACCAATGATTAGATCTGTATGATGGCCAGCTAAGAGAAACAACCTAAGAATTACTAGGGGAACAAGGTGGCCAAGGTGAATTATTGGGGCTGTTGGGTCAATACCAAGCTTAATTTTCAGGGGACGATCTAGTGCGAGTTTGGTCAAGATTTCTTCTTTGGTCAACCATTGGGTAATTTTTGGTTCTAGATAACTCAACAAGGTATGGCTATCTAGACTACCTACTACGGGAAAATGTCGCTCAAATAATATTTGATCATAACGCTTCATATTCTTATTGTATATCAGATTTGATTCCCAATAAAGTTATGCGCAAGTATTAATAGGTTGCCAAACTAGACTTATTAGATGTTCTTGGATTCTGTCTGATATGTTCCAATAAACCATTTGACCTTAGTTTTTGAGATTTTGTGAGTAGTAAAGTTGGATATTTTTGTAAAGAGTAATTATGAAGTTCTGATTCGGGGATAAGGGAGGGCTTAAGGGTGCCTACAGGTGATAGATATGCTAAAATACAGATTATGAAATCAATCAAAGACCACCAATCAGAGCAAGAACGCCTAATGCCGATGCGTCATAGCCTAGCTCATATCATGGCTCAGGCAATTATCGAACTCTGGCCAGGTACGGAGCTGGGGATTGGCCCAGTGATTGAGGATGGTTTTTATTATGATGTATTATTGCCAGATAGTCAGCAATTGCAAGAAAAAGATCTAGCGAAGATTACTAAGAGAATGCATCAGATTATCAAGGCAGATTTGGAATTTAACCAGCAAGATTGGGATCTCAAAAAAGCCAAAAAATTTTTTGAAGACCAGAGATTTAAGATTGACTTGATTGGTGATTTAGAGCACAAGGGTACTACCAAGGTTGGTCAAGTGGCTAGTCAGGGTAAAGACACAGTAAGTGTTTATATTACAGGGGACGACCAGTTCATTGATCTTTGCGGAGGCCCCCATCAGAGCAGTACTGGCAAGGTCGGCAAATTCAAGCTGACTAGGATTGCAGGAGCCTATTGGCGAGGCGATAGTAAAAATCCCCAGCTTCAACGAGTCTATGGAGTAGCCTTTGAAGATGATCAGAAACTGGAGGAATATTTTCTAAGACTTGAAGAAGCCAAGAAGCGAGATCATCGGGTATTGGGTGAAAAACTCAAACTCTTCATGCATTCTGATAAGGTAGGAGCTGGTCTACCATTACTCCTACCAAGAGGGGAAGAGCTCAAAGATCTTTTGATCCGATATATGCGTCAGATGGAGCAGGAGAGAGGCTATCAATATGTCTCAACGCCAGTCCTCACTCATGAAGCTCTTTATCAGGCCAGTGGTCATGCTGATTACTATCTAGACAATATGTATTCTACTGAAGTAGATGAGGAAGGTAATAGATTTTATCTTAAGCCAATGAATTGCCCACACCATCATCAAATCTATGAGCGGCTAGTCCAGAGTTATCGAGATTTGCCATTAAGACTAGCAGAGGCTAGTCCACTCTACCGCTATGAATTATCAGGAACACTAACTGGGTTGATTCGAGTTCGAGGACCAATCACCCAGAATGATGCCCACATCTATGTCACCTCGGATCAACTCAAAGCTGAGTTTATCAAAGTAATCGAACTATTTTCGGCAGTGTATCAAGAATTTGAGATCGAGGACTACTGGTTTAGGCTATCCTTGCCAGATTTTGGTAAGGATAAGTTTGCTGAGAGTGGAGACAGGTGGCAGTATGCTGCTGATCAGATCAGGGAAGCCTTGGTCGAAACCGGTTCAGAATTTGTTGAAGTCGAGGGAGAGGCCGCATTTTATGGTCCAAAACTTGATGTTCAGATCCGCAATGTGACAGGCAAGGAGGATACGATTGCTACTAGTCAAATCGATATCTTGGTACCTGAGAGAATGGGTCTTAAATATACCGATCAGGACAATCAAGATCAGATCCCAATTGTAATTCATCGGGCTATTATGGGATCTTTTGAGAGATTTATTGGTTTCTTGCTCGAAAAGACTGCTGGATATCTACCTTTTTGGTTAGCACCAGAACAGGTCAGAATTCTGGTAGTAACCGACAGGGCAGAAGCTTATGTAAGGGAGATTGAATCGGTGCTTAAGGATCTAGTACTGAAACAGCCATTAAAGGCAAATCAATTGCGCTATCAGATCGATGATCGGGCAGAGTCACTAGGTAAGAAGATCAGGCAAGCTGAACAGGATAAGATACCAGTTCAAATTATCGTTGGTGAAAAAGATCAAGATAATAGAACAATTAGCTTGCGCAAGAAGTTTAATGATCAAAGCGAGGAACAGACAATTGAATTTGATCAATTGGCAAATTATTTATCTAGTCTAGCCGAAAGTAGAGGTAAATATGAGTAGAGAAGATGAAGTACTAGCTTCATACAAAGAGAACTATCAGAGCCTAATTGATCAAGGTATTAATCCTTATCCAGCAGATAGCCAGAAGGATTATCCCAACCAAACTGTGATCGATGACTTCGACCAATTAGCTGGTAGGTCTATTTATTTATCAGGTCGGGTAGTTAGTAAGCGTGGTCATGGCAAGCTAAACTTTATCGATCTTGAGGATCAATCTGGCAAAATCCAGCTATTTTGTTCGGCTTCAGAAGTCGAATCAGACAGTTGGAGTATACTGGAGCTGATCAATGTAGGTGATTTTACTGAAGCCTATGGAGAAGTTTTTCAGACCCAGAAAGGTCAAATATCATTGAAGCTGAAACGTCTAAGGATTTTGACCAAAGCACTTAGGCCATTACCTAGTGAACATTATGGTATCAAGGATGAAGAGCTCAGATATCGTCTGCGTTATTTAGACCTAATGCGCCCAGAGATCAGAAAACGCTTTTATCAAAAAGCTCAGTTTTGGCGATCGATTAGAGAGTTCTTGGACAATAGAGGATTTATCGAGGTACAGACACCAGTACTTGAAACTGTAGCTGGTGGAGCAAGTGCTACACCTTTTGTCACCCATTATGATGCCTTAGATGAAGATGTCTATTTGCGAATATCAGCAGGTGAGCTTTGGCAGAAGAAGCTAATGGTGGCTGGGTTTGAGAGAACCTATGAGATAGGTAGAATCTTTCGTAATGAAGGGATGAGTCGGGAGCATCTTCAGGATTATACTCAGCTGGAGTATTATCAAGCTTATGCAGATGAAGAACAAGGAATGGAGCTAGTGAGAGAACTCTATATCAAGGTAGCCAAGGATACTTTTGGCCGAACGGATTTTGAAGTCTATGGGCACAGATTTGATTTGGCCGATCAGTGGGAGAGGATTGATTATTTGACCGAGATTGAGCGAGTGTCTGGGCTGGATGTGATTAATTGTGAACTATCTAAGATCAGGGATTGGCTGAGAGCAAGAAAGGTTGGATTTGAGCCTGAGGCAGCGCGCGAGACTTTGATCGATATTGTCTGGAAGCAGGTTCGCAAAGAGATTAGTGGGCCAGCATTCTTGATAGGACACCCAGAAGCTGTCTCACCTCTTGCTAAGTCCAATCAACACCGCCCTGGAACGGTCAGAAGATTTCAGGTAATATTGGCAGGTAGCGAACTGGGCAATGGTTATAGTGAGCTCAATGATCCAATTGATCAAGAACAAAGGTTTATCAAGCAGTCTGAACTCAGAGATGGTGGAGATAGTGAAGCGCAGATGCATGACAAAGATTTCGTTAGGGCACTAGAATATGGTATGCCACCTACCTGTGGCTTCGGAATGAGCGAGAGACTGTTTAGTTTTTTAAGTAATATTTCAATACGAGAGGCAACACTTTTTCCAATCGTAAAGATTAAGGAGGATAATGAGCAGGGAAAATAGCATGACAATGCGTCCTATCAAGAAAGCAATTATTTTGACTGCTGGCTATGGCACCAGAATGTTGCCTGCCACCAAATCTAGCCCAAAAGAGATGCTACACGTCGTTGACAAGCCAATCATCCATTATATAGTTGATGAAGCAGTTGCTAGTGGGATTGAGGAGATAATATTTGTGACCTCAAGCAATAAAAGACCTCTGGAGGATTATTTTGATCGAAACCGTGATCTTGAGGCTCAGCTTCGTCAGTCTGGCAAGCTAGAACTACTCGAAGAAATTCGTGGGATATCTGAGATGGCAACTTTTGCATATTTGCGTCAAGGTGAACAAAGGGGACCGGGGGATGCATTGAAGGTCGCTTTGCCATTTGTGGGTGAAGATGAATCTGTAGCAGTACTTTTTGGGGATGATATAGTAGATTCTGAAGTTCCAGCACTACAACAATTGATTGAAGTTTATCAAGAGTATGGTGATCCAGTGATAGCTGCCAAAAGAGTTGATCACTCAGTAATGCCGAGCAAAGGAAT contains:
- the tyrS gene encoding tyrosine--tRNA ligase, which translates into the protein MKRYDQILFERHFPVVGSLDSHTLLSYLEPKITQWLTKEEILTKLALDRPLKIKLGIDPTAPIIHLGHLVPLVILRLFLLAGHHTDLIIGDFTAQIGDPSGRTTERKTIDRSTISNNYANYQAFLGNFIELDHLNIIKNSSWLDQITLPEWFKYMTMINLSEATQREDFRKRVENSQPVSMAEVSYGMLMGIDSIKLNTDIEISGLDQLLNVQQCRSMMKDSGMVREGCLIVPIIEGTTGDGRKMSKSYGNFIAIDLDDDDLFGKVMATSDKVIADYYLAFMMILPEEVKDIQVFCKSDPLEAKKQLATLLIAIRARDIDSGLRARQNFERIFSNQEILDQDFVQLQAAKNQLLFELLSHNLDYSKTALRTLFDQGGVKMINQDQSLTKLDQDFVIERDIKLKIGKRHYYRVSI
- the thrS gene encoding threonine--tRNA ligase, translating into MKSIKDHQSEQERLMPMRHSLAHIMAQAIIELWPGTELGIGPVIEDGFYYDVLLPDSQQLQEKDLAKITKRMHQIIKADLEFNQQDWDLKKAKKFFEDQRFKIDLIGDLEHKGTTKVGQVASQGKDTVSVYITGDDQFIDLCGGPHQSSTGKVGKFKLTRIAGAYWRGDSKNPQLQRVYGVAFEDDQKLEEYFLRLEEAKKRDHRVLGEKLKLFMHSDKVGAGLPLLLPRGEELKDLLIRYMRQMEQERGYQYVSTPVLTHEALYQASGHADYYLDNMYSTEVDEEGNRFYLKPMNCPHHHQIYERLVQSYRDLPLRLAEASPLYRYELSGTLTGLIRVRGPITQNDAHIYVTSDQLKAEFIKVIELFSAVYQEFEIEDYWFRLSLPDFGKDKFAESGDRWQYAADQIREALVETGSEFVEVEGEAAFYGPKLDVQIRNVTGKEDTIATSQIDILVPERMGLKYTDQDNQDQIPIVIHRAIMGSFERFIGFLLEKTAGYLPFWLAPEQVRILVVTDRAEAYVREIESVLKDLVLKQPLKANQLRYQIDDRAESLGKKIRQAEQDKIPVQIIVGEKDQDNRTISLRKKFNDQSEEQTIEFDQLANYLSSLAESRGKYE
- the lysS gene encoding lysine--tRNA ligase, with translation MSREDEVLASYKENYQSLIDQGINPYPADSQKDYPNQTVIDDFDQLAGRSIYLSGRVVSKRGHGKLNFIDLEDQSGKIQLFCSASEVESDSWSILELINVGDFTEAYGEVFQTQKGQISLKLKRLRILTKALRPLPSEHYGIKDEELRYRLRYLDLMRPEIRKRFYQKAQFWRSIREFLDNRGFIEVQTPVLETVAGGASATPFVTHYDALDEDVYLRISAGELWQKKLMVAGFERTYEIGRIFRNEGMSREHLQDYTQLEYYQAYADEEQGMELVRELYIKVAKDTFGRTDFEVYGHRFDLADQWERIDYLTEIERVSGLDVINCELSKIRDWLRARKVGFEPEAARETLIDIVWKQVRKEISGPAFLIGHPEAVSPLAKSNQHRPGTVRRFQVILAGSELGNGYSELNDPIDQEQRFIKQSELRDGGDSEAQMHDKDFVRALEYGMPPTCGFGMSERLFSFLSNISIREATLFPIVKIKEDNEQGK
- a CDS encoding UTP--glucose-1-phosphate uridylyltransferase, which codes for MSRENSMTMRPIKKAIILTAGYGTRMLPATKSSPKEMLHVVDKPIIHYIVDEAVASGIEEIIFVTSSNKRPLEDYFDRNRDLEAQLRQSGKLELLEEIRGISEMATFAYLRQGEQRGPGDALKVALPFVGEDESVAVLFGDDIVDSEVPALQQLIEVYQEYGDPVIAAKRVDHSVMPSKGMIVGSEIDNRVIQVKSIVEKPDIRDIVSDIAAQSRMILTPDVLRIVAGMESVDNRELYHTDALARYLEEGGILYALDFEGDWYDCGNKLGLIQAQIGLGLKDPTIANALREYLGRI